One Ranitomeya imitator isolate aRanImi1 chromosome 1, aRanImi1.pri, whole genome shotgun sequence DNA window includes the following coding sequences:
- the LOC138657381 gene encoding uncharacterized protein has protein sequence MSVRGRRAQEEGAAVQSAGSRLSERCLAAAFLQGLGLVCACTALSDPGWLLVQVEQRSYVYGAAYILHLGFNLTEPGAHQLLHESGLYLLLLLTTCCYLSILLGLAAFLLDFLGTKYMGIRSLVGILLPPTLHLSTVLSSAAAVALCTYLYVALYHEVHFQLINSPANTLTLGESYYFAISASLASMAATVLSFSYARKYRKVSGTVTPSSQIEETAPLLQETDPAGEYG, from the exons ATGTCGGTGCGGGGCCGCCGAGCGCAGGAGGAGGGAGCGGCCGTGCAGTCTGCGGGTTCCCGGCTGTCGGAGCGCTGTCTGGCGGCCGCCTTCCTGCAGGGCCTGGGCCTGGTGTGCGCCTGCACTGCGCTGTCGGACCCCGGCTGGCTGCTGGTGCAGGTGGAGCAGCGGAGCTACGTGTACGGGGCCGCCTACATCCTGCATCTCGGCTTCAACCTGACAGAGCCCG GCGCACACCAGCTCCTCCATGAGAGCGGCCTGTACCTCCTGCTCCTGCTGACCACCTGCTGCTACCTCAGCATCCTCCTCGGTCTGGCCGCCTTCCTGCTGGACTTCCTGGGGACGAAGTACATGGGAATCCGGAGTCTGGTGGGGATTCTGctgcctcccaccctgcacctgagCACAG TGTTGTCGTCAGCGGCGGCCGTGGCTCTCTGCACCTACCTCTACGTAGCCCTGTACCATGAAGTGCACTTCCAGCTCATTAACTCTCCCGCAAACACCTTGACTCTGGGCGAGAGTTACTACTTTGCCATCTCTGCCTCCTTGGCTTCCATGGCTGCCACCGTCCTCAGCTTCTCTTATGCCAGAAAATACCGGAAAGTAAGCGGGACAGTCACACCATCGTCACAAATCGAAGAAACCGCCCCACTACTGCAAGAGACGGACCCCGCGGGAGAGTACGGGTAG